Proteins encoded in a region of the Ziziphus jujuba cultivar Dongzao chromosome 3, ASM3175591v1 genome:
- the LOC132803137 gene encoding MDIS1-interacting receptor like kinase 2-like, whose amino-acid sequence MELEWMKRVNIVKGLANAISYMHHECCPAIVHRDVSSKNVLLDDEYEAHISDFGSATTLDTKSSNWAPFAGTFGCSVPELAYTMEIKEKIDIYSFGVITLEVIAGKHPGDLISSLFHHHYRLLM is encoded by the exons ATGGAGTTGGAGTGGATGAAGAGAGTGAATATTGTCAAAGGTTTAGCAAATGCCATATCCTATATGCACCATGAATGTTGCCCAGCTATAGTCCACAGAGACGTATCAAGTAAGAATGTTTTGTTGGATGATGAATATGAAGCTCACATCTCTGACTTTGGTTCTGCTACAACTTTAGACACAAAGTCATCAAATTGGGCTCCATTTGCAGGAACCTTTGGCTGTTCAGTCCCAG AGCTTGCTTATACAATGGAAATAAAAGAGAAGATTGACATTTACAGCTTCGGAGTCATAACATTGGAAGTGATTGCTGGAAAGCATCCAGGAGACCTCATATCATCTCTGTTCCATCACCATTACCGGCTTTTGATGTGA